The nucleotide window TGGGCGCTCACTGCGATAAAGGGAGTTGGCATTAACTTTGCTACAATGGTTTGCAGGGTCGCAGGGTTAGATCCATTCATGAAGGCCGGTTACCTAACAGACGAGCAGGTCAAGAAAATCGAGGAAATACTTCAAGATCCAGTGGCCCATGGAATTCCAAGGTGGGCAGTTAACAGGCCCAAGGATTATGAGACTGGCAGGGATCTGCACCTGATTACCGCGAAGCTTGACATGGCGATAAGGGAGGACATAATGAGGCTTAGGAGGATAAGGGCGTACAGAGGTATAAGGCACGAGCTTGGACTACCAGTTAGAGGTCAGAGAACTAGGTCCAACTTCAGGAGAGGTCAGACTGTTGGTGTAAGTAGGAAGAAGAAGTGAAGAAGTGGAGGTGTAGGGTATGGGTGATCCTAAGAGGCAGAGGAAGAAGTATGAAACTCCACCTCACCCTTGGATTAAGGAGAGACTAGATAGGGAAAGAGTCCTCATGGACAAGTACGAGCTGAAGAACAAGAAGGAGCTTTGGAAGCACGAGACCCAGCTCAAAAACTTTAGAAGAAGGGCAAGAAGATTGCTTGCTGCTAGAGGGAAGCAGGCTGAGATTGAGAGGGAGCAACTTTTAGCGAGACTAAAGAGACTAGGCCTCCTTCCAGAGGATGCGGTTCTTGATGACGTTCTATCATTGACCATCGAGGACATCCTTGAGAGGAGACTCCAGACCATAGTTTACAAGAAGGGATTAGCAAGAACTATGAGGCAAGCTAGGCAGTTAATAGTTCACGGTCACATAGAGGTTAATGGGCAGATAATAAGGTCACCTAGCTATCTAGTTCTCAAGGAAGAGGAAGACACGATAACGTATGCGAGAACTTCACCTTTTGCAAATCCACAACACCCTGAGAGGATGATGATCGAGAAGGCCAAGCAGGGTGGTGAGGCATGAGCGAGGAGCAGGTAAACATAAAGAAGAAGGAGAAGTGGGGTATAGCCCACATCTACTCAAGCTATAACAACACGATTATCCACATAACAGACATAACGGGTGCCGAAACTATAAGCAGGTGGAGCGGTGGTATGGTAGTCAAGGCCGATAGGGACGAGCCTTCACCTTACGCCGCAATGCTAGCCGCGAGGAGGGCTGCCGAAGAGGCATTAGAGAAGGGTATCGTCGGAGTTCACATAAGAGTTAGGGCCCCTGGTGGAAGTAAAAGCAAGACTCCTGGCCCAGGAGCTCAAGCGGCTATAAGAGCCCTAGCAAGGGCAGGACTTAAGATAGGAAGGGTTGAGGATGTAACGCCTATTCCACACGATGGAACGAGGCCAAAGGGTGGAAGGAGAGGAAGGCGTGTTTGATTCTCTTATCTTTTTAATTTGGAGGCGTGAGAATGGTCGAGATTAAGATTCTTAAAAAAACCGATGATTCAATAACTTTCATCCTTGAAGGTGTTGATGTAGCTTTTGCTAACGCCCTAAGGAGAACTATACTTGGAGAAGTTCCAACGTTTGCAGTCGATGAAGTTGAGTTTTATGAGAACGATTCTGCCCTTTTCGATGAGATAATAGCTCACAGGTTGGCAATGATTCCACTGAAGACCCCAGTTGATAGGTTCGAGCTCGATGCCCTCGAGCTCGATGATTACACTGTAACCCTATCATTAGAGGCCGAAGGCCCAGGAATAGTTTACTCTGGCGATTTAAAGAGTGATGACCCAGATGTAAAGCCAGCAAATCCTGATATACCAATAGTTAAACTTGCGAAGGGTCAGAGATTGGTATTTAATGCATTTGCAAAGCTAGGAAGGGGCAAGGACCATGCAAAGTGGCAGCCTGGATTTACCTATTACAAGTACTTTACGAGGATCCACATAAGCAAGGAAATCGAGGGTTGGGAAAAGTTAAAGAAGCTCGCCAAGAAGAGGGGTCTCCCAGTTAAGGAGAATGAAAATGAGGTTATAGTCGAAACCATAAAGCCATTCTACATCCCTAAGGAATTCGAAGAGTACGAAGGAAAGGGTATATGGGAAGAAATAGTGCCCAATACCTACGTCTTTGTAGTTGAAACGAATGGAGAACTCCCCGTTGAGGAGATAGTTAAGATAGCCCTTAAGATATTAATGAGGAAGGCCGATAGATTTATAAATGAGCTCCAAGGATTAGCTGGTTGACCGAGCGGGGGTTGCCGAGCCTGGCCAAAGGCGCGGGATTTAGGGTCCCGTCCCGTAGGGGTTCCGGGGTTCAAATCCCCGCCCCCGCACCATTTATTCACGCTCACCCCGCCCTTGTCGGTTTCCCTGCGGCGCGAGAATTAAACTCTAGAAGGGGGAATTTCGCATGAAGAGGACTGGTCCAACTGATCCGAACCTTAGGAGGCTCATTCGTTACCTCAGGAAAAAGTCTAATGAAGAGAAAGTTAAGATATGGAAGGACATAGCTTGGAGACTTGAAAGACCAAGGAGGCAGAGGGCCGAAGTAAACGTCAGCAGGATAAACAGGTACGCGAAGGATGGAGACATGATAGTGGTTCCAGGGAGCGTTCTTGGGGCCGGCAAGATAGAGAAGAAGGTCATTGTAGCTGCTTGGAAGTTCAGTGAAACTGCAAGGAGAAAAATCGAGGAGGCCGGTGGGGAGGCCATAACGATTGAAGAGCTAATTAAGAGGAATCCAAAGGGAAGTGGAGTAATAATTATGGAGTGATGCACTATGAGGATAATCAACGCTGAAGGTTTAATTCTCGGGAGGCTCGCTTCTAGGGTTGCAAAGATGCTGCTAGAGGGAGAGGAAGTTGTAATAGTCAACGCTGAAAAAGCCGTAATAACAGGCAATAGGGAAGTTATCTTCAGCAAGTATAAGCAGAGAACCGGGCTAAGAACTCTAACCAACCCCAGGAGAGGTCCATTCTATCCAAAGAGGAGCGATGAAATAGTAAGGAGAACGATAAGAGGAATGCTCCCATGGAAGACGGACAGGGGAAGGAAGGCCTTTAAGAGGCTAAAGGTTTACGTTGGGATTCCAAAGGAGTTCAAGGACAAGCAGCTTGAGACCATCGTTGAGGCCCACGTTTCGAGGTTATCGAGGCCGAAGTACGTTACCGTTGGTGAGGTTGCTAAGTTCCTGGGAGGAAAATTCTGAGTTTGAGGTGGTGTAAATGAGGATCATCCAGACTACAGGTAAGAGGAAGACCGCGATTGCGAGGGCAGTAATTAGGGAAGGTAAGGGTAGGGTTAGGATCAATGGGAAGCCCGTTGAACTAGTGGAACCTGAAATTGCAAGGTTCACTATCCTCGAGCCCCTAATCTTGGCAGGCGAGGAGATCTGGAACAGCGTTGATATCGATGTTAAGGTTCAGGGTGGAGGCTTCATGGGACAGGCCGAGGCCGCTAGGATAGCTATAGCCAGGGCGCTGGTAGAGTGGACCGGGGACATGAACCTGAAGGAGAAGTTCATAAAGTACGATAGAACAATGCTCGTTGGAGATCCAAGAAGGACTGAGCCTCACAAGCCCAACAGGTCAACCAAGGGACCAAGAGCAAAGAGACAGAAGAGTTATCGTTAATTTTAAAAACTTTTTATAATTCGAAGACAAGTGGGGGTCAAGCCTTGATAGTCCCCGTTAGGTGTTTCACCTGTGGAAAGGTCATAGGGGATAAGTACTACGAGTTTAAGAGAAGGGTTGAAGCCGGGGAGGATCCCGAGAAGGTGTTGGATGATCTGGGCCTTGAAAGGTACTGCTGCAGGAGAATGCTCCTAAGTCACGTGGAACTTATTGACGATATAATGCACTACCGCGTCTACTAAAAACATCCTTTCTTTATTTAGGCGGGGCCGTGGGGTAGCTTGGCTATCCTCCCGGCCTGGGGCGCCGGTGACCCGGGTTCAAATCCCGGCGGCCCCACCAAAATATTGAGGTGAGGCGGCGTGTTCAAGTACACGAGGTTTGAAAAAGCTAGGATTATAGGGGCGAGGGCCCTCCAGATAGCTATGGGAGCTCCAGTGCTTATAGATGTCCCAGAGGGAATAACACCCCTTGAAGCCGCAATAATGGAATTCGAAAAGGGAGTTATTCCAATAACAGTGATTAGGCCGAGCTGATGGGTAATGAGCGTGATACAGAATATAATCGGAAGGGTGGTCGTTTTAAGGGGTGGGATGTACTCAGTTGAAGTTGATGTAGCCACGGATGAAGGTTTTGGGAGATTCGCTTCTCCCATTGAAGAGAACCCCATGCTTCACATAGCCGAGGCTAGAAGGGCGGTTAGCGAGGTTGATGAGATAATAGGGCCCGAACTTATAGGATTCGATGCAGTGGAGCAGGAGTTAATAGACAGCTATCTCTGGGAAATAGATGGGACTGAGGATTTTAGTCATATAGGTGCAAACACGGCATTGGCTGTCTCTATTGCTATAGCTAGGGCAGCTGCAAATTCCAAGGATATGTCCCTTTATTCCTACATTGGGGGCACCTTTGCAACTGAACTTCCAGTTCCGATAATTCAGTTTGCGAGCGACGAAAACTTCGAGTACTATATACTCGTCAGAGATTTGCTTGAGGTTACCGACATAGTTGACGCGGTGAATAAAATAATATCCGAAGTCGGCAACAAGGTTTCAATTGAAGAATTGTCTAAGGCATCAGAAAGCGTTGGGATGGAGCTTGGGTTGGAGGTTGCGCTTGGAATTAAAATGAAGAGGGAGCTTGAGATTGAAGACGTTCTCAACATAGTCGAGGACAACAATGTTGCGTACATTAAACCCCTTGGTCCTCCAGAGTTGTTCCTTGAGCTGATAGCTGGCACCCATGGAGTTTTCATCGATGGGGAGTACTTGTTTAGGGCAAACAATATTTTAGATAGGAGGTACTACAATGCACTATCAATAAAACCTATAAACCTTGGCACGCTCACCGATTTGTACAACTTCGTGAACGATGTGAAGTCCGAAAAAATAACCCCAATTTTGGCCGAGGCGAAGTATGAACCCGCCGATGATACGTTCCCACATCTCGCCCTGGGCCTTAGGTGCCCGGCCATGCTGATAAGCTGGAACTCGGTGGAAAAGATTAATGAGCTTAATAGGATTGCTGAAGAGCTCGGAGAAAGGGGTAGGATAATAACGTTTGAGGAGTGAATTGGAGGTGGTAAGATGGCTGATGAGTATTTAGTTCCACTTGACCAATACCTTGCGGCCGGAGTGCATATAGGGACTCAGCAGAAGACGAAGGACATGAAGAAGTTCATATACAGGGTTAGGCAGGATGGCCTCTACGTTCTCGACGTTAGGAAGACGGATGAGAGGCTTAAGGTGGCAGGAAAGTTCTTGGCTAGGTTCGATCCACAGAGCATCTTGGCCGTGAGCGTTAGGCTCTACGGCCAGAAGCCCGTTAAAAAGTTTGGTGAAGTTACCGGAGCTAGAGCAATACCCGGCAGATTCCTTCCAGGAACGATGACTAATCCAGCGGTTAAGAACTTCTTCGAGCCAGACGTGATAATTATAACCGATCCTAGGGCGGATCACCAGGCAATGAAGGAAGCGATTGAGATAGGTATTCCAATAGTGGCCCTCGTAGATACCGAGAATTTACTTAGCTACGTAGACCTTGCCATCCCAACAAACAACAAGGGAAGAAAAGCTTTAGCTTTGATTTACTGGATTCTCGCGAGGGAAATCCTGTACAACAGGGGAGAGATCTCAAGCAGAGAGGAGTTCAAGATACCCGTTGAAGAGTTCGAGATGAAGATAGTAAGGAGGTAGCTTTATCTTTCCCTTTTCCAATGTTTTTTTGGGATGTAGATGCTGGTCTGCACTAAATGTGGAAGAACTTTTGATGAGAAATTTCTGCTAAGGTGTACTTGCGGAGGGACATTGCTCGTTAAGAGGCACTACACAAGCTTCTCTCCCAGGAATTACTTAGACATGAGACGGTACATCGATTATCTTCCAGTGGATTCAGTTTTCCTTCCAAAGTTGACCCCGGCAATAACCCCCATAGTTAAGGACTCCGAAGATTTATACCTAAAACTCGATTACCTCCAGCCCACGGGATCTTTTAAGGATAGGGGAACCTACGTGACGATTGCAAAGCTTAAAGAGGAGGGGATTAATGAAGTTGTCATAGATAGCTCTGGAAATGCCGGTATAAGCTTAGCAGCTTATGGTCTCTCCGAGGGGATAAAGGTTCACGTTTTTCTCTCCTACGATGCAAATAAGGAAAAGATATCGCGATTAAGCGCTTTGAACGCCAAGCTACATTTCGTCGATGGGGATAGGATGAAAGTTCATGAAGAGGCGATAAGGTTCTCGAGAGATGGGAATTTAACTTACGTTTCGCACTGGATGAATCCCTATTTCTTGGAAGGAACTAAAACGATAGCCTTTGAGATATATGAGCAGATAAAGCTCCCTGACTATGTATTCATTCCAGTTGGTAGTGGGACGGCATTCCTGGGGATATGGAAGGGTTTTAAGGAATTAATTGAAATGGGGGAAATTGAGTCGATGCCTTCACTTGTAGCGGTTCAGGCAGAGGGGTTTGAGAGCCTCTGCAAAAGGTCTAAAAGGAAAAACACATTGGCCGATGGGATAGCAATTCCCGAACCCCCGAGGATAGAGGAGATGAAGCAAGCTATTAAAGAGAGCTCAGGTTTTTGCATAAGCGTTGGAAAGGAAGAAACCCTAGCTTCCCTTCATTGGTTGAGGAAAAGGGGTATTTTAGTTGAAGGAACTTCGGCCGTCACTCTAGCGGCGTACTGGAAGGCTAAGGAACTAGAACTAATAGATGGGGTTTCCCTCTTGATACTAACTGGTTCGGCTAAGAATTTTTAGGTTAAATTGGATATAGCTTTAGGGGTGGGCTAGAATGATTAGGTATCCAGCCGTCGCTGGTCAATTCTATCCAGAGGGCGAAACTCTAGTTGAGATGCTAGAAGAATTTTTCAGGGATTTAGGTGAGCAGGGGAATTCAAGGAAGATAACCGCGGGAGTTGCACCTCACGCTGGCTATGTATTCTCCGGCTATACGGCCTCTAGAACTTACAAGGCAATATATGAGGATGGCCTTCCTGAAACTTTCGTAATATTTGGCCCTAATCACACGGGTCTGGGCTCGCCGATAGCGGTGTATCCAGAGGGAGATTGGGTTACACCCCTAGGAAAAGTTAAGATTGACTCTGAGTTAGCTAAGGAAATAGTTAAGCTCTCTAAAATTGCCGACTTGGATGACTTAGCGCATAAGTACGAGCACTCGATTGAGGTTCAATTGCCATTCATCCAGTACATAGCAGAGAAAGCTGGCACTGATTTCAGGATAGTCCCAATAACCCTGGGCATACAAGATGAGGATGTCTCTGAAGCCCTTGGAAGGGCGGTTTTCGAGGCGGCTGAAGCCCTTGGGAGGGACGTAATCGTTATAGCGAGCACTGACTTTATGCACTACGGTAGCTTCTATGGCTACGTGCCATTTAGAGGAAGGGCAAATGAATTGCCCAACATGGTCAAAGAGTGGGACATGAGGATCATAAGGAGGATCCTTGATTTCGACCTTAAGGGGATGTTTGAGGAGATTAGGGAAATGGATCATACGATGTGCGGACCGGGGGGAGTTGGAGCTGGAATAGTTTACTCGAGGCTCATGAATGCTAGAGAAGCCGAGCTCCTACACTACACTACCAGCTTCGAGGTAAGTAGATCTACCGACGCCATAGTTGGGTACGCTAGCATAGTAATGAGGCGTTAGTTATGCTCAACTTCCTTAAAATTTTAGCAATTCTCTCCGACGAGATAGCCGTCTTAGTTTTCTTCCTTCTAATTTTGCCTGAACTTGGATTTAACATCCCATTAAAACTTGTTTTAATCCTAGTGTCAATCTTGGTGCTAAAGGATGCCCTCTTGATAAAACTCTTTCTCGATGTTTTGAAGAAGAAGCCCGAAGTTGGCATTGAGGGACTTATAGGGGAGAGGGGCATTGTCGTTGAAGATTTAACACCAGAAGGCATGATTAAGGTCAGAGGAGAGCTCTGGAGGGCCAGGGCAATAAGTGGAAGTATTAAGAAGAGGGAAGCCGTGAAGGTGATTAGGGTTGAGGGGAACATCATGATCGTTGAGAGGTGGTGATTATGCCAAGGTTAGTGCTGGCGTCAGCTCCAGCAAAGATAATACTCTTCGGGGAACACAGCGTTGTGTATGGAAAGCCTGCCATAGCATCTGCTATTGACTTGAGAACTTACGTTAGGGCGGAGTTTAATGATTCGGGAAATATAAAGATAGAAGCCCATGACATAAAAACCCCTGGGCTAATAGTTTCTTTTTCAGAAGACAAAATTTACTTCGAGACTGACTATGGAAAGGCAGCTGAAGTGCTGAGTTACGTTAGACACGCCATAGAGCTCGTCCTTGAAGAGGCTGATAAGAGGACTGGGGTCAGCGTTTCAATAACGTCTCAAATTCCAGTAGGTGCTGGCCTAGGTTCTTCAGCTGCCGTCGCCGTTGCTACCATCGGTGCCGTCTCCAAGTTACTTGACCTCGAGCTTAGTAAAGAGGAGATAGCTAAGATGGGCCATAAGGTTGAACTCCTGGTTCAGGGAGCTTCGAGTGGCATAGATCCGACGGTCTCGGCAATAGGAGGGTTCTTGTACTATAAGCAAGGTGAATTTGAGCACCTACCATTCGTGGAGCTTCCAATAGTAGTTGGATATACCGGCTCAAGTGGCTCCACAAAGGAATTAGTTGCGATGGTTAGGAGAAGGTACGAGGAGATGCCCGAGTTAATTGAACCCATTCTAGAGTCAATGGGTAAGCTCGTGGATAAAGCTAAGGAGGTAATAATATCTAAGCTCGATGAGGAGGAAAAGTTCCTGAAATTGGGAGAGCTCATGAACATAAATCATGGCCTTCTCGATGCCCTAGGTGTTTCAACCAAAAAGCTAAGCGAACTCGTCTATGCCGCTAGAACTGCTGGAGCAATTGGAGCCAAGCTAACGGGGGCTGGGGGAGGTGGATGCATGTACGCTTTAGCTCCTGGGAAGCAGAGGGAGGTTGCTACGGCCATAAAGATAGCTGGCGGAACTCCCATGATAACGAGGATAAGCAAGGAGGGGCTTAGAATAGAGGAGGTAAGGGAATGATAATAGTTAAAATAGGGGGTAGTGTTTTAAGCAATAAGAGGAAGGAGTTCAGCTTTAGGGGAGACGTAGTTAAGAGGATAGCCTACGAAATCTCCAGGTTTTATCCAGAAGAGAAATTCATAGTAGTTCACGGTGGAGGTAGCTTTGGTCATCCTTTGGCTAGAAAATTTAGAATAAGGGAGGGGTTAAAGGGGTATGGAAGTAGGCATGGTTTCATAGTAACTCACCTCGCGATGCTAGAATTGGCATCCAAGGTTACGAAATGCTTTCTAGAGAATACCCTTCCAGCATTCCCGATATCTAGCTCATCGATATTCGTAACTAAAGAAGGCAAGATTGTAGCCTCTTCACTATTAACAGTTAAGGAAGCCCTCTCCAAGGATTTCATTCCCCTGCTTTTCGGTGATGTCTCCTTCGACACATCTAAGGGGATAGAGATAGTCTCTGGGGACGAGATAATACTCCATCTAGCAAAGGAATTCAGGCCGGAGAAAGTTATATTTCTGATGGATGTGGATGGAATTTACGACAGGTTCCCAGGAGGCAAGCTGATTGAAAGGTTGACTAGCAAGGAAATAGAATCAATGTCCCTAAGCGGCTCATCGGGAATAGATGTTACTGGAGGAATAAAGAAAAAGCTTGAGGTCGCTAGAGAGCTCGTGAGGTACACGAATGAAGTCTGGTTCGTTAACGGTTTGGTTAAGGACAGGCTCAGCATGGCGATTGTGGGGAATGGAATTGGAACGGTTGTCCAATCTTAGTTAACTCACACCTTTCCCTTCATCCTCTCCTGAAGTTCGTAAAGCTGGGCTATTCTCTCTATCGTATCTGCATCCTCTGGACCCTTATCCTCTCTCAGGGCCACGTACCTTGGGAATCTCAATGCGAACCCGCTCCTGTACTTCGGACTCTTCTGGATTTCTTGGTATGTTACCTCTATAACGACCTTTGGTTGAATCCAGACCCTCTTCCCTTCCTCCTTTATTATGAGGGGCTTTAGCATCTTGGTGAACTCCACTAAGTCATCATCAGTGAATCCACTTCCAACCTTTCCAACCTCCAAGAATTCACCAGTCTCGGGATCGTACGCTCCGAGGATGAAAGAACCGAGGAGATGGGCCCTTCTTCCTTCTCCCCATTCTGCCCCTATTATCACAAGGTCTAAATTCTCCATTGTCGGCTTTATCTTGAGCCACTTCTTACCCCTGTTACCGGGCTCGTAAACTGCATCCAACCTTTTGGCCATCAACCCTTCGTGTCCCATCTCGAGGGCTCTCTTGTAGAACTGCTCGGCCTCCTCAACATTCTTGGTTATCAAGTTCTCAGCGATCTTAACTTTTCCATTCGTCTCTACGATCTCCTCTAGCTTCTTTCTCCTCTCCATGAACTTTGTGTCTATCAAGCTTACCCCATCAACATATAGCACGTCGAAAAGATTCAACTCGAGAGGTATCTTTTCCATCATCTCCTCGATGTTGTACTTCCTTCTAAACCTCCTGAGAACGTATTGGAACGGGAGTGGTCTCCCATCTTCTCCGATAGCGACTAATTCTCCCTCTACTATAGCTTTTGTAGGTTTTAGGGCTTCTTTTATCGCCTCAACGATTTCGGGTATTGCCCTAGTCACATTTTCGAGTCTCCTCGAGTAAATTGTAACTTTCTCTCCGTCTTTGTGAACTTGAACCCTAGCTCCATCGTACTTTATCTCAAACTCGGCTTCCCCACCCATCTCAAGAAGGGCCTCTTTTATATTGGCCGCCTGTTGGGCTAGCATGGGCTTTATTGGCTTACCAATCTGAATTGTCACCTTAGCTAATCCATCATTACCCTCAGTTTTGGCAATTTTTGCGACGAATCCAAAGTCGCTAGTTAGCATGTAAGCCCTCTCAACGAGCTCAACTTTGACGTTAAATGCTAGGGATATCGCATCCCTGAGCAGTCCCTCGGCTACTCCAGTTCTCATCGTTCCGAGCACCGTTCTCGCTATGTACTTAGCTTCAATAGGCTCAGCATCCATGAACAGGTTTGCAAGGTACTTCATCTTCTTATCCTGGCTCCCTTCACCAGTTGTCTCGGCAACTTTGACGAGGGTTTGGTAGACCCTCTTAATCGTTAAGGGTTGCGAGAAGAAGCTCTTTTGTTTCCTCTTCTTTACGGCTAAAGCTATGCTTTCACCCAAATCACCCGTATCTTTTACCGAGTTTTCTATCTCCTTGGAGTCTATTCCCGTCGCCATAGATACTGCCTTTATCAATAACTTTTCACCCACTCCAAGCTCCCTTTCATCCCACTCGGGGAAGACGTCGCCAAGGATTAAGTAGGGGATGAACTCGAGATGATCCTCCGGAACCTTCTTGAGAAAGTCCGCAACAAGCCTCGTTTTAATAAGCTTCATTGTTGTTTTTTCTAACTTCTGATAAAGTTGGGCCAGCTCTATGTACCTCATTCCCGCTCCCCAACAATAAAAATGGAAGAAAAGTTAAAAATCTATTTCTTTTCAACTATAACTTCTGTGGGAGTTAAATTCGTTAAATTATCGCTAACTGGACATCTTTCTTCAACTTTCTTAAGCCATTCTTTGAGCTTTTCCTCATCGACGTCCGCCTTTACCCTTATAATTGCCTTTACTGACTTAAAGCCTGCCCTCTCTCCATCAAGCCCCATAAACTTCGCTGGGTTAAATATTCCGGTAACTTCAATTTCGAGCTCCTCTATGTTAAATCCCATATCCTTTGCAACCATGTGACCAACTATATTGAGGCAGCCTGCAAGGGCGGCAAGGGTATAGTCAAGGGGACACGGGTGCTCTCCACCTAGCTTGTCCACCATTATCTCAAAGTTTTCTGTTTTGACGAGCGTTTTGGTGGGTGATACAGCCTTTCCAACGACTCTAATCTCAAGGTCTTTGTACTTTGCCATCTTATATCCCTCAAAAATATCTTTGGAATTCTGTCTAAAACGGTTTCTAAAACCAAACGTTTTCATCTCTTGGGATAACATTTTTATTGAAAGCCGAGGATATATGGCGGGAGTATTCATGAGGTTAGTTGGTGAGCACAAGGCTAAGAAGGGGCTTATAAGGATTGAGATTGAGGAAGAAAACGGGATAGCAAGGAAGGTCATGATATCAGGTGACTTCTTCATATATCCTGAGAGCGTGGTGGACGAACTAGAAAAAACCCTTGAAGGCGTTAGGGTTGAGGATATCGAGGGTAAACTTGATGAGTTCTTCTCCATAAGGCACGACGTTGAAATGCCGTATATTTCGGTGGAAGACTTCAAAATAGCAATAAGAAAGGCATTGGAGGAACGTAAATGAGGAGGAACTCTACAATTTTTATCCTCCTCCTCGTGACGTTCATCGTTGGGACACTAATCGGTTGGGGAATAGCTAAGGTCAATCCTGAGCTTGCCAAAAATACTTACATGATCCTTAGGCGAATACTTGGGGGAGGGGAACTTCCTCAGGGGTTCAAGCTGTTCATGCTGATATTCCTGAACAATACTAGGGTTGCAGTATTAGTAGCGTTTGGGGCCCTGCTCTTTGGAATAATACCGTTCTTGGTTTTGCTCCTCAATGGTATGATCGTTGGACTCGTTGTTGGTCACGTGATGATTAGTGAGGAAGTTCCATTTTCAAAAGTTCTACTTTCCATACTTCCTCATGGAGTCGTTGAAATACCTGCATTTGCTGTTGCTGGAGTTGGAGGAATAAACTGGTTCCTAGAGTTAATCCATGGTGAGGGGAATTTTGGTGAGAGATTTAGAAGAGGGTTTAGAAAGATGTTAAAATTTCTGATACTGTCCGTGGTTCTCCTGTTTATAGCTGC belongs to Pyrococcus abyssi GE5 and includes:
- a CDS encoding 30S ribosomal protein S13, which codes for MADFRHIVRVAGVDLDGNKQLRWALTAIKGVGINFATMVCRVAGLDPFMKAGYLTDEQVKKIEEILQDPVAHGIPRWAVNRPKDYETGRDLHLITAKLDMAIREDIMRLRRIRAYRGIRHELGLPVRGQRTRSNFRRGQTVGVSRKKK
- a CDS encoding 30S ribosomal protein S4 — protein: MGDPKRQRKKYETPPHPWIKERLDRERVLMDKYELKNKKELWKHETQLKNFRRRARRLLAARGKQAEIEREQLLARLKRLGLLPEDAVLDDVLSLTIEDILERRLQTIVYKKGLARTMRQARQLIVHGHIEVNGQIIRSPSYLVLKEEEDTITYARTSPFANPQHPERMMIEKAKQGGEA
- a CDS encoding 30S ribosomal protein S11, whose amino-acid sequence is MSEEQVNIKKKEKWGIAHIYSSYNNTIIHITDITGAETISRWSGGMVVKADRDEPSPYAAMLAARRAAEEALEKGIVGVHIRVRAPGGSKSKTPGPGAQAAIRALARAGLKIGRVEDVTPIPHDGTRPKGGRRGRRV
- a CDS encoding DNA-directed RNA polymerase subunit D — its product is MVEIKILKKTDDSITFILEGVDVAFANALRRTILGEVPTFAVDEVEFYENDSALFDEIIAHRLAMIPLKTPVDRFELDALELDDYTVTLSLEAEGPGIVYSGDLKSDDPDVKPANPDIPIVKLAKGQRLVFNAFAKLGRGKDHAKWQPGFTYYKYFTRIHISKEIEGWEKLKKLAKKRGLPVKENENEVIVETIKPFYIPKEFEEYEGKGIWEEIVPNTYVFVVETNGELPVEEIVKIALKILMRKADRFINELQGLAG
- a CDS encoding 50S ribosomal protein L18e, which translates into the protein MKRTGPTDPNLRRLIRYLRKKSNEEKVKIWKDIAWRLERPRRQRAEVNVSRINRYAKDGDMIVVPGSVLGAGKIEKKVIVAAWKFSETARRKIEEAGGEAITIEELIKRNPKGSGVIIME
- the rplM gene encoding 50S ribosomal protein L13 → MRIINAEGLILGRLASRVAKMLLEGEEVVIVNAEKAVITGNREVIFSKYKQRTGLRTLTNPRRGPFYPKRSDEIVRRTIRGMLPWKTDRGRKAFKRLKVYVGIPKEFKDKQLETIVEAHVSRLSRPKYVTVGEVAKFLGGKF
- a CDS encoding 30S ribosomal protein S9, producing MRIIQTTGKRKTAIARAVIREGKGRVRINGKPVELVEPEIARFTILEPLILAGEEIWNSVDIDVKVQGGGFMGQAEAARIAIARALVEWTGDMNLKEKFIKYDRTMLVGDPRRTEPHKPNRSTKGPRAKRQKSYR
- a CDS encoding DNA-directed RNA polymerase subunit N: MIVPVRCFTCGKVIGDKYYEFKRRVEAGEDPEKVLDDLGLERYCCRRMLLSHVELIDDIMHYRVY
- a CDS encoding DNA-directed RNA polymerase subunit K is translated as MFKYTRFEKARIIGARALQIAMGAPVLIDVPEGITPLEAAIMEFEKGVIPITVIRPS
- the rpsB gene encoding 30S ribosomal protein S2, with the protein product MADEYLVPLDQYLAAGVHIGTQQKTKDMKKFIYRVRQDGLYVLDVRKTDERLKVAGKFLARFDPQSILAVSVRLYGQKPVKKFGEVTGARAIPGRFLPGTMTNPAVKNFFEPDVIIITDPRADHQAMKEAIEIGIPIVALVDTENLLSYVDLAIPTNNKGRKALALIYWILAREILYNRGEISSREEFKIPVEEFEMKIVRR
- a CDS encoding pyridoxal-phosphate dependent enzyme codes for the protein MLVCTKCGRTFDEKFLLRCTCGGTLLVKRHYTSFSPRNYLDMRRYIDYLPVDSVFLPKLTPAITPIVKDSEDLYLKLDYLQPTGSFKDRGTYVTIAKLKEEGINEVVIDSSGNAGISLAAYGLSEGIKVHVFLSYDANKEKISRLSALNAKLHFVDGDRMKVHEEAIRFSRDGNLTYVSHWMNPYFLEGTKTIAFEIYEQIKLPDYVFIPVGSGTAFLGIWKGFKELIEMGEIESMPSLVAVQAEGFESLCKRSKRKNTLADGIAIPEPPRIEEMKQAIKESSGFCISVGKEETLASLHWLRKRGILVEGTSAVTLAAYWKAKELELIDGVSLLILTGSAKNF
- a CDS encoding MEMO1 family protein produces the protein MIRYPAVAGQFYPEGETLVEMLEEFFRDLGEQGNSRKITAGVAPHAGYVFSGYTASRTYKAIYEDGLPETFVIFGPNHTGLGSPIAVYPEGDWVTPLGKVKIDSELAKEIVKLSKIADLDDLAHKYEHSIEVQLPFIQYIAEKAGTDFRIVPITLGIQDEDVSEALGRAVFEAAEALGRDVIVIASTDFMHYGSFYGYVPFRGRANELPNMVKEWDMRIIRRILDFDLKGMFEEIREMDHTMCGPGGVGAGIVYSRLMNAREAELLHYTTSFEVSRSTDAIVGYASIVMRR
- a CDS encoding NfeD family protein, translating into MLNFLKILAILSDEIAVLVFFLLILPELGFNIPLKLVLILVSILVLKDALLIKLFLDVLKKKPEVGIEGLIGERGIVVEDLTPEGMIKVRGELWRARAISGSIKKREAVKVIRVEGNIMIVERW